The following proteins are encoded in a genomic region of Oryctolagus cuniculus chromosome 6, mOryCun1.1, whole genome shotgun sequence:
- the NKX2-5 gene encoding homeobox protein Nkx-2.5, whose product MFPSPALTPTPFSVKDILNLEQQQRSLAAGELSARLEATLAPASCMLAAFKPEAYAGPEAAAAPGLPEMRAELGPAPSPAKCAPAFPAAAAAAFYPRAYGDSDQAKDPRADKKELCALQKAVELEKPEADGAERPRARRRRKPRVLFSQAQVYELERRFKQQRYLSAPERDQLASVLKLTSTQVKIWFQNRRYKCKRQRQDQTLELVGLPPPPPPPARRIAVPVLVRDGKPCLGDSAPYAPAYGVGLNAYGYNAYPAYPGYGSAACSPGYSCTAAYPAGPPAAQPATAAANNNFVNFGVGDLNAVQSPGIPQGNSGVSTLHGIRAW is encoded by the exons ATGTTCCCCAGCCCTGCGCTGACACCCACGCCGTTCTCCGTCAAAGACATCCTGaacctggagcagcagcagcgcaGCCTGGCCGCCGGAGAGCTCTCCGCGCGCCTGGAGGCCACCCTGGCGCCCGCCTCCTGCATGCTGGCCGCCTTCAAGCCCGAGGCCTATGCGGGgccagaggcggcggcggcgcccggcCTCCCCGAGATGCGCGCCGAGCTGGGGCCCGCGCCTTCGCCTGCCAAGTGCGCGCCTGCCTtcccagccgccgccgccgccgccttctATCCGCGGGCCTACGGCGACTCAGATCAGGCCAAGGACCCTCGAGCAGATAAGAAAG AGCTGTGCGCGCTGCAGAAGGCGGTGGAGCTGGAGAAGCCGGAGGCGGACGGCGCAGAGCGGCCTCGGGCCCGGCGGCGGCGGAAGCCCCGCGTGCTCTTCTCGCAGGCGCAAGTCTACGAGCTGGAGCGGCGTTTCAAGCAGCAGCGGTACCTGTCGGCTCCCGAGCGCGACCAGCTGGCCAGCGTGCTGAAGCTCACGTCCACGCAGGTCAAGATCTGGTTCCAGAACCGGCGCTACAAGTGCAAGCGGCAGCGGCAGGACCAGACTCTGGAGCTGGTGGGgctgcccccgccgccgccgccgcctgcccgCAGGATCGCCGTGCCGGTGCTGGTGCGCGACGGCAAGCCCTGCCTAGGGGACTCGGCGCCCTACGCGCCTGCCTATGGCGTGGGCCTGAACGCCTACGGCTATAACGCCTACCCCGCGTACCCCGGCTATGGGAGTGCGGCCTGCAGCCCCGGCTACAGCTGCACCGCAGCTTATCCCGCCGGGCCTCCCGCGGCGCAGCCGGCCACCGCCGCGGCCAACAACAACTTCGTGAACTTCGGCGTCGGGGACTTGAACGCGGTGCAGAGCCCCGGGATTCCGCAGGGCAACTCGGGAGTGTCCACGCTGCACGGTATCAGAGCCTGGTAG